A stretch of Nonomuraea africana DNA encodes these proteins:
- a CDS encoding class I SAM-dependent methyltransferase, with product MPETVAADFETLYRGASPVPGMEFDTVPWDIGEPQPAVVEFEGRGQVSGDVLDAGCGAGENAIFLAARGHRVTGVDIAPTAIEWARQRSRDRGAEVEYAVADVTDLGGYDRRFDTIIDSAVFDCLDAEQRDRYAAALHRATRPGAKLFIVCFSDALPVEVPGVFTISAETLRTTLEGAGWTITALRADAFLVTATANEFFRSAGLHLDTDDRGRGRLPAWAVEAVRS from the coding sequence ATGCCGGAGACAGTGGCGGCCGATTTCGAAACCCTCTACCGGGGTGCGTCTCCGGTGCCGGGGATGGAATTCGACACGGTTCCATGGGACATCGGAGAACCGCAACCGGCGGTCGTCGAGTTCGAGGGCAGGGGGCAGGTCAGCGGCGACGTGCTCGACGCCGGATGCGGCGCGGGCGAGAACGCCATCTTCCTCGCCGCCCGCGGACACCGGGTGACGGGCGTGGACATCGCACCCACCGCGATCGAGTGGGCACGGCAGCGCTCGCGCGACCGCGGCGCCGAGGTGGAGTACGCCGTCGCCGACGTCACCGACCTCGGCGGTTACGACCGCCGCTTCGACACCATCATCGACAGCGCCGTCTTCGACTGCCTCGACGCCGAGCAGCGCGATCGCTACGCCGCCGCTCTCCACCGCGCCACCAGGCCCGGAGCCAAGCTGTTCATCGTCTGCTTCTCCGACGCGCTGCCCGTCGAGGTCCCCGGCGTCTTCACGATCTCCGCGGAGACCCTCCGCACCACCCTGGAGGGCGCGGGCTGGACCATCACCGCGCTGCGCGCGGACGCCTTCCTGGTCACCGCGACGGCCAACGAATTCTTCCGCTCCGCCGGGCTCCACCTCGACACCGACGATCGCGGACGGGGGCGGCTGCCCGCTTGGGCCGTCGAAGCCGTCCGCAGCTGA
- a CDS encoding anthranilate synthase component I — protein sequence METSGYTTAGGVSVEREVREVPEEALEEIVTALGERRGGAFSSGMDYPGRYSRWAFGYVDPCVELVARGRTIAARALNERGRVVLPVVASCLLAAGKPVSEPTDVHVEVHIPESADLLPEEMRSRRPTVFTAIREVIAAFKGDDQHLGLYGAFGYDLAFQFEPIRHELERPADQRDLVLHLPDRLVVIDRQRETSVEYRYEFVVDGASTRGLERTGDTFPQVAPTEIPKNPEKGAYATVVAAAKEKFRRGDLFEVVPGQVFHATCTDPSAFYRSLRQTNPAPYEFIINLGDGEHLVGASPEMYVRVTGDRVETCPISGTIARGSNPVEDAEAIRTLLSSVKEESELTMCTDVDRNDKSRICVPGSVQVIGRRQIELYSRLIHTVDHIEGRLRPEFDALDAFLTHMWAVTVTGAPKTWAMQFIEDHEATTRRWYGGAIGFIGFDGSMNTGLTLRTAQIRNGVATVRAGATLLFDSDPEAEERETELKASALLGALAAVNQTSAVQERPVREQPGLGMKVLLVDHEDSFVNTLADYFRQEGADVVTLRHGFPPETLDEIAPDLVVLSPGPGWPSDFGMSALIDQVYARGLPVFGVCLGLQAMVEHAGGSLELLDYPEHGKRGQVSRLGDSALLEGLPAEFVAARYHSLHAKRPGVVGFTATAVTPDGNVMAIEDVANRRFAVQFHPESILTAEGGAGAKVIANVLRLARGA from the coding sequence GTGGAGACGAGCGGATATACCACCGCTGGGGGCGTCAGCGTCGAGCGTGAGGTCCGTGAGGTGCCCGAGGAGGCCCTCGAGGAGATCGTGACCGCGCTGGGCGAGCGGCGCGGCGGCGCGTTCTCGTCCGGCATGGACTACCCGGGCCGCTACAGCCGATGGGCGTTCGGCTACGTGGACCCCTGCGTCGAGCTGGTCGCCAGGGGCCGCACCATCGCGGCCAGGGCGCTGAACGAGCGCGGCAGGGTGGTGCTGCCCGTGGTGGCCTCGTGCCTGCTGGCCGCGGGCAAGCCGGTCTCCGAGCCGACCGACGTCCACGTCGAGGTGCACATCCCCGAGTCGGCGGACCTGCTGCCCGAGGAGATGCGCAGCCGCCGTCCGACCGTCTTCACCGCCATCCGCGAGGTCATCGCCGCCTTCAAGGGCGACGACCAGCACCTGGGCCTCTACGGCGCCTTCGGCTACGACCTGGCCTTCCAGTTCGAGCCGATCCGCCACGAGCTCGAACGGCCCGCCGACCAGCGCGACCTGGTCCTCCACCTGCCCGACCGGCTCGTCGTCATCGACCGCCAGCGCGAGACCAGCGTGGAGTACCGCTACGAGTTCGTCGTCGACGGCGCCTCCACCAGGGGGCTCGAGCGCACCGGCGACACCTTCCCGCAGGTCGCCCCCACCGAGATCCCCAAGAACCCGGAGAAGGGCGCCTACGCCACCGTCGTCGCGGCGGCCAAGGAGAAGTTCCGGCGCGGCGACCTGTTCGAGGTCGTGCCCGGCCAGGTCTTCCACGCCACCTGCACCGACCCCTCGGCCTTCTACCGCAGCCTGCGCCAGACCAACCCGGCCCCCTACGAGTTCATCATCAACCTCGGCGACGGCGAGCACCTGGTCGGCGCCTCGCCGGAGATGTACGTCCGCGTCACCGGCGACCGCGTCGAGACCTGCCCCATCTCCGGCACCATCGCCCGCGGCTCCAACCCGGTGGAGGACGCCGAGGCCATCCGCACCCTCCTGTCCAGCGTGAAGGAGGAGTCGGAGCTGACGATGTGCACCGACGTCGACCGCAACGACAAGTCGCGCATCTGCGTGCCCGGCAGCGTCCAGGTCATCGGCCGCCGCCAGATCGAGCTCTATTCCCGCCTGATCCACACCGTCGACCACATCGAGGGCCGCCTGCGCCCCGAGTTCGACGCCCTCGACGCATTCCTGACCCACATGTGGGCCGTCACCGTGACCGGCGCGCCCAAGACCTGGGCGATGCAGTTCATCGAGGACCACGAGGCCACCACCCGCCGGTGGTACGGCGGGGCGATCGGCTTCATCGGCTTCGACGGCTCCATGAACACCGGCCTCACCCTGCGCACCGCCCAGATCAGGAACGGCGTGGCCACCGTCAGGGCGGGCGCGACCCTGCTGTTCGACTCCGACCCCGAGGCCGAGGAGCGCGAGACCGAGCTCAAGGCCAGCGCCCTGCTCGGCGCGCTGGCCGCGGTCAACCAGACCTCCGCCGTCCAGGAGCGCCCGGTGCGCGAGCAGCCGGGCCTGGGCATGAAGGTCCTGCTCGTCGACCACGAGGACTCCTTCGTCAACACCCTCGCCGACTACTTCCGCCAGGAAGGCGCCGACGTGGTCACCCTGCGCCACGGCTTCCCCCCGGAGACGCTCGACGAGATCGCCCCCGACCTCGTCGTCCTGTCGCCCGGCCCCGGCTGGCCCTCCGACTTCGGCATGTCCGCCCTCATCGACCAGGTGTACGCCAGGGGCCTGCCGGTCTTCGGCGTCTGCCTCGGCCTGCAGGCCATGGTCGAGCACGCGGGCGGCAGCCTCGAACTGCTCGACTACCCCGAGCACGGCAAGCGCGGCCAGGTCTCCCGCCTCGGCGACAGCGCCCTGCTGGAGGGCCTGCCCGCCGAGTTCGTCGCGGCCCGCTACCACTCCCTGCACGCCAAGCGGCCGGGCGTCGTCGGCTTCACCGCGACGGCGGTGACCCCCGACGGCAACGTGATGGCGATCGAGGACGTGGCCAACCGGCGCTTCGCCGTACAGTTCCACCCCGAGTCGATCCTGACCGCGGAGGGCGGCGCGGGCGCGAAGGTCATCGCGAACGTCCTGCGGCTGGCGCGCGGGGCCTGA
- a CDS encoding cytochrome P450, translating to MTIQLTDSPVPATGLDCLDPAYQRDPYPFYHWLLRHDPVHRGKDGTWYVTRYDDVRTAMSDKRFACANVRDHWEEMVGPGALKEVMRDTIFFEDDPQHGFLRSLISPAFKPKRMRAMEPQIRRVVDELLEPLVHRGEMDLVKDFAAPLALIFICELLGVPYEGHEKVRVWSLDIAPTLDLVPTEEEIRVGNIAMGEFSDYLAQLIAERPKGPSEDLIGVMLEALEEGKGGGERPLTLSAIISTIISVVFAGHDTVTNQVSNSILAFIHHPDQLHLLRQDPGRMPDAVSECLRYDSAVQSNSRRLTEDVELGGVTLPAGDFVVALMGAANRDPAEFPDPDRFDITRTSVHPMSFGAGMRYCLGAILGRLEIAAALERLIWLDDLRVTIPEEQFVYQRSSMFRGLASLPVAFTPVTDYPPRRK from the coding sequence ATGACAATACAGCTGACCGACAGCCCCGTTCCCGCCACCGGCCTGGACTGCCTCGACCCCGCCTACCAGCGAGACCCCTACCCCTTCTACCACTGGCTGCTCCGCCACGACCCGGTCCACCGGGGCAAGGACGGCACCTGGTACGTCACCCGCTACGACGACGTGCGCACGGCCATGAGCGACAAGCGCTTCGCCTGCGCCAACGTCCGCGACCACTGGGAGGAGATGGTCGGCCCCGGCGCGCTCAAGGAGGTGATGCGAGACACGATCTTCTTCGAGGACGACCCGCAGCACGGGTTCCTGCGCTCCCTCATCAGCCCGGCCTTCAAGCCCAAGCGCATGCGGGCGATGGAGCCGCAGATCCGCCGCGTGGTCGACGAGCTGCTCGAACCGCTGGTCCACCGCGGCGAGATGGACCTGGTCAAGGACTTCGCCGCGCCGCTCGCGCTGATCTTCATCTGCGAGCTGCTCGGCGTGCCGTACGAAGGCCACGAGAAGGTGCGCGTCTGGTCGCTGGACATCGCACCGACCCTGGACCTCGTCCCGACCGAGGAGGAGATCAGGGTCGGCAACATCGCGATGGGCGAGTTCAGCGACTACCTGGCCCAGCTGATCGCCGAACGGCCCAAGGGACCCAGCGAGGACCTCATCGGCGTCATGCTGGAGGCCCTGGAGGAGGGGAAGGGCGGCGGCGAGCGGCCGCTCACGCTGAGCGCCATCATCAGCACGATCATCTCGGTGGTCTTCGCCGGGCACGACACGGTGACCAACCAGGTCTCCAACAGCATCTTGGCCTTCATCCACCATCCCGACCAGCTCCACCTGCTCAGGCAGGACCCGGGTCGCATGCCCGACGCGGTCAGCGAGTGCCTCCGCTACGACTCAGCCGTGCAGTCCAACAGCCGCAGGCTCACCGAGGACGTCGAGCTCGGCGGCGTCACGCTGCCCGCGGGCGACTTCGTCGTGGCCCTCATGGGCGCGGCCAACCGCGACCCGGCGGAGTTCCCCGACCCCGACCGCTTCGACATCACCCGCACCAGCGTGCACCCGATGTCGTTCGGCGCGGGCATGCGTTACTGCCTGGGCGCCATCCTGGGCCGGCTGGAGATCGCCGCCGCCCTGGAGCGCCTCATCTGGCTGGACGACCTGCGCGTGACGATCCCCGAGGAGCAGTTCGTCTACCAGCGCAGCTCGATGTTCCGCGGCCTGGCCAGCCTGCCTGTCGCCTTCACTCCCGTCACCGACTACCCGCCCAGGAGGAAGTAG
- a CDS encoding DUF1702 family protein — protein sequence MTETLLRRALALDPEQLTLAGRGFPQAAPGVRDRLEEVVHSFVLGYNDGLARSSGPLDLSGVVPEFRGFAYEGAGMSRCLLDVLSLSGGRRLQELLEERGAGYIHLITVGAGWAYARLRLPVWKLIRPWHPLLGWLAWDGWGFHQAFFRPEAVFGRQWIERAARGSVRAIRDQGAGRALWFYGAAEPERIAETIAGFVPERRADLWAGIGLAACYTGALPAEGVDHLAALGASYREDLAQGAAFAAKAHHLSGIEPPGSAIAVERLTGADLATAAAWTDRAFEQVVSLPSSPAAYEAWRAQIRRAWAEAHQAKETT from the coding sequence ATGACCGAGACACTGCTACGTCGCGCGCTCGCTCTCGATCCGGAGCAGCTCACCCTGGCCGGGCGAGGCTTCCCCCAGGCCGCCCCCGGCGTGCGGGACCGGCTCGAAGAGGTGGTCCACAGCTTCGTGCTCGGCTACAACGACGGACTGGCCCGATCGTCTGGCCCGCTCGACCTGTCCGGCGTGGTCCCGGAGTTCCGTGGATTCGCCTACGAGGGCGCGGGCATGAGCAGGTGCCTGCTCGATGTGCTGAGCCTGTCGGGCGGACGGCGGCTCCAGGAGCTCCTCGAGGAGCGAGGCGCGGGCTACATCCATCTCATCACGGTCGGCGCGGGATGGGCCTACGCCCGGCTGCGGCTGCCGGTCTGGAAGCTCATTCGCCCATGGCATCCCCTGCTGGGCTGGCTGGCCTGGGACGGCTGGGGCTTCCACCAGGCGTTCTTCCGGCCCGAGGCGGTCTTCGGCCGGCAGTGGATCGAGCGCGCGGCCCGCGGCTCGGTCAGGGCGATCAGGGACCAGGGCGCGGGCCGCGCGCTGTGGTTCTACGGAGCGGCCGAGCCCGAGCGCATCGCCGAGACGATCGCGGGATTCGTCCCGGAGCGCCGGGCCGATCTGTGGGCCGGGATCGGGCTGGCCGCCTGCTACACCGGCGCGCTGCCGGCCGAGGGCGTGGATCACCTGGCCGCTCTCGGCGCGAGCTACCGCGAGGACCTCGCCCAGGGAGCGGCCTTCGCGGCCAAGGCGCACCACCTCTCCGGCATCGAGCCCCCTGGCTCGGCGATTGCCGTGGAGAGGCTGACCGGCGCGGACCTGGCCACCGCGGCGGCATGGACCGACCGCGCGTTCGAGCAGGTGGTCAGCCTGCCGAGCTCCCCCGCCGCCTACGAGGCGTGGCGTGCGCAGATCCGCCGCGCGTGGGCGGAGGCTCACCAGGCGAAGGAGACGACATGA
- a CDS encoding response regulator transcription factor, protein MKVNGSKSGLPILEQASYHHTLNRESAGFLRVAVHVENDLVRHGLNVMLGALPPVRHVRLCAHRSEVLELARQRAFDLLILGLGGLNGAEVCVLASEVCRHDAKVLVLIAGVDEEGLDLATAVPCNGFLVQDELTAQALDAAISGVVAGDVPMPSFLANRLLSRARADIHQSQSRINTLTPREREVLDLLVEGLGNKQIALRLHISQHGVKRLVSNVLAKLNCSNRTLAVAIALRSLYSP, encoded by the coding sequence GTGAAGGTGAACGGATCCAAGAGCGGGCTCCCCATCCTGGAGCAGGCGAGTTATCACCACACCCTGAACAGGGAGAGCGCCGGCTTCCTGCGGGTGGCCGTCCATGTCGAGAACGATCTCGTCAGGCACGGCCTCAACGTCATGCTCGGCGCGCTCCCCCCGGTGCGGCACGTCCGGCTGTGCGCGCACCGCTCCGAGGTGCTGGAGCTGGCCCGGCAGCGGGCGTTCGACCTGCTCATTCTCGGCCTCGGTGGGCTCAACGGGGCCGAGGTGTGCGTGCTGGCCTCCGAGGTGTGCCGTCACGACGCCAAAGTGCTGGTGCTGATCGCCGGGGTGGACGAGGAGGGCCTCGACCTGGCCACCGCGGTGCCGTGCAACGGCTTCCTCGTCCAGGACGAGTTGACCGCGCAGGCGCTGGACGCCGCCATCTCCGGGGTGGTGGCCGGCGACGTGCCGATGCCGTCGTTCCTGGCCAACCGGCTGCTGAGCCGGGCCAGGGCGGACATCCACCAGTCTCAGTCGCGTATCAACACCCTGACCCCGCGCGAGCGTGAGGTGCTCGACTTGCTGGTCGAGGGGCTCGGCAACAAGCAGATCGCGCTGCGCCTGCATATCTCCCAGCACGGCGTCAAACGTCTGGTGTCCAATGTTCTGGCGAAACTCAACTGCTCGAACCGGACCCTCGCTGTAGCCATTGCATTGCGCAGCCTATACAGCCCCTAG
- a CDS encoding amidohydrolase family protein → MLPVDLPDAVRDALLAPLVDHHCHGVRRDDLSRAQFELLISESRTPAPPGTTHFDTPLGAAIRRWCAPVLDLEPHVAPAVYLGRRQELGAGEVNRRLLQASGVVAFLVDTGLEAPEQLSTAEMGRHGGAAADEIVRLEQIEQDIAETAPVAVDYMDSLGEELAARAARAVGLKSIIAYRCGLDFDPSRPSRGSVIAAANRRLSDPRERLVDPILLRHLLWTAVDVARDRALPIQFHTGYGDTDLDLSRADPAQMTGFIRALQPLGVPVVLLHCYPFHRQAAYLSAVFPHVYVDVGLALTHTAGGSARILDELLELVPFHKQLFSSDCYGVAEGCHLGAVYFRRGMAAALARRIDSGEWNAADAARVAHMAGSGNARRVYRL, encoded by the coding sequence ATGCTCCCCGTAGACCTGCCGGATGCGGTGCGCGACGCCCTGCTCGCCCCGCTCGTCGACCACCACTGCCACGGGGTGCGCCGCGACGACCTCAGCAGGGCCCAGTTCGAGCTGCTGATCAGCGAGTCGCGCACGCCCGCGCCGCCGGGAACCACCCACTTCGACACCCCGCTCGGCGCGGCCATCCGCCGCTGGTGCGCCCCCGTGCTCGACCTCGAACCGCACGTCGCCCCCGCCGTCTACCTCGGCAGGCGCCAGGAGCTCGGCGCCGGCGAGGTCAACAGGCGGCTGCTGCAGGCCTCGGGGGTCGTCGCCTTCCTCGTCGACACCGGCCTCGAGGCCCCCGAGCAGCTGTCGACGGCCGAGATGGGCCGCCACGGCGGAGCCGCCGCCGACGAGATCGTCAGGCTCGAGCAGATCGAGCAGGACATCGCCGAGACCGCGCCCGTGGCCGTCGACTACATGGACAGCCTCGGCGAGGAGCTGGCCGCCAGGGCGGCTCGCGCCGTAGGCCTCAAATCGATCATCGCCTACCGCTGCGGACTCGACTTCGACCCCTCCAGGCCCAGCCGCGGCTCGGTCATCGCCGCCGCCAACCGCCGCCTGTCCGACCCGAGGGAGCGCCTCGTCGATCCGATCCTGCTGCGCCACCTGCTCTGGACCGCCGTCGACGTGGCCCGCGACCGCGCGCTCCCGATCCAGTTCCACACCGGGTACGGCGACACCGACCTCGACCTGTCGCGCGCCGACCCCGCCCAGATGACGGGGTTCATCCGCGCGCTGCAGCCGCTCGGCGTCCCCGTCGTGCTGCTGCACTGCTATCCCTTCCACCGCCAGGCCGCCTACCTGTCCGCGGTCTTCCCGCACGTCTACGTCGACGTGGGCCTGGCGCTCACCCACACCGCCGGGGGGTCGGCCAGGATCCTCGACGAGCTGCTCGAGCTGGTGCCCTTCCACAAGCAGCTGTTCAGCTCCGACTGCTACGGGGTGGCCGAGGGGTGCCACCTCGGGGCCGTCTACTTCCGGCGCGGCATGGCGGCGGCGCTGGCCAGGCGGATCGACTCGGGGGAGTGGAACGCGGCCGACGCCGCCCGCGTCGCCCACATGGCGGGCTCGGGCAACGCCCGTCGCGTCTACCGGCTCTGA
- a CDS encoding FG-GAP repeat domain-containing protein, whose amino-acid sequence MIERLRAGAAAFCSVVLITGGVFAAQLPSISPAEEDRLADRFSFQQTALNQTDTRRTVRAVAPAYKRISHWISSVGAGLALDDVDGNGRPDDVCLVDPRDDSVTIRPVPGTGDRYQAVTLTPGGLPYNSTMAPMGCVTGDFNQDGRTDAMVYYWGRSPVLFLRTGGAPAFTAQELVKPHQVWNSNAASLADVDGDGRTDIVVGNYFPDGARVLDPAARQDELHMQTSMSASVNGGVNRILLNAGKPGEAQFNDVPGVLDSDVAKSWTLAIGAQDLNDDGLPELYFANDFGTDHLLRNVSTPGRPRFEVQGGIRHLTTPKSKVIGRDSFKGMGVAFTHLNDDGAPDMVVSNITENFALLESNFAWVSTRRDALGERGTAHYDDLSEPLGLSRSGWGWDIKAGDFGGDGDVQVLQATGFIAGEDNRWADLQELAMANDGVVSNPAIWPQFIPGDDISGSDPNPFFARNRAGRFHDIADRLGVADPGVSRGIALADVDHDGKLDFAVANQWRASYVYRNTRPTALPYLGLTLKRPAGCGPSTTTTAAVGASVTLRSGAAGIASAQLYPANGHGGVSASELLFALADPKAAVPVTVTWRDGCGTRHTTDATLKPGWHELLLRPEV is encoded by the coding sequence ATGATCGAAAGACTGCGGGCGGGTGCGGCCGCCTTCTGCTCGGTGGTGCTGATCACCGGCGGGGTCTTCGCCGCACAGCTCCCGTCCATCTCCCCGGCGGAGGAGGACCGGCTCGCCGACCGCTTCTCCTTCCAGCAGACGGCGCTGAACCAGACGGACACCCGGCGAACGGTCCGGGCGGTCGCGCCCGCCTACAAGCGGATCAGCCACTGGATCTCCTCCGTCGGTGCCGGTCTGGCCCTGGACGACGTGGACGGCAACGGGCGCCCGGACGACGTGTGCCTGGTGGACCCCCGGGACGACTCGGTGACGATCCGCCCGGTGCCCGGCACGGGCGACCGGTATCAGGCCGTCACGCTCACGCCCGGTGGCCTGCCGTACAACTCGACCATGGCGCCGATGGGCTGCGTGACCGGCGACTTCAACCAGGACGGCCGCACGGACGCGATGGTCTACTACTGGGGCCGCTCGCCGGTGCTGTTCCTGCGCACGGGCGGCGCTCCGGCCTTCACCGCGCAGGAACTGGTCAAGCCGCACCAGGTGTGGAACAGCAACGCGGCCTCGCTCGCCGACGTCGACGGCGACGGCAGGACCGACATCGTCGTCGGCAACTACTTCCCCGACGGCGCCAGGGTGCTCGATCCGGCCGCCCGGCAGGACGAGCTGCACATGCAGACCTCCATGTCGGCCTCGGTCAACGGCGGGGTCAACCGCATCCTGCTGAACGCGGGCAAGCCGGGCGAGGCGCAATTCAACGACGTGCCCGGCGTGCTGGACTCGGACGTGGCCAAGAGCTGGACGCTGGCCATCGGAGCGCAGGACCTCAACGACGACGGCCTGCCCGAGCTCTACTTCGCCAACGACTTCGGCACCGACCACCTGCTGCGCAACGTGTCGACGCCGGGCCGGCCCCGCTTCGAGGTCCAGGGCGGCATCAGGCACCTGACGACCCCCAAGTCGAAGGTCATCGGGCGCGACTCCTTCAAGGGCATGGGCGTCGCCTTCACCCACCTCAACGACGACGGCGCGCCCGACATGGTGGTGAGCAACATCACCGAGAACTTCGCACTGCTCGAGAGCAACTTCGCCTGGGTCAGCACCCGGCGCGACGCGCTGGGGGAGAGGGGCACGGCCCACTACGACGACCTCAGCGAGCCGCTCGGGCTGTCCAGGTCCGGCTGGGGCTGGGACATCAAGGCCGGGGACTTCGGCGGGGACGGCGACGTGCAGGTGCTCCAGGCCACCGGATTCATCGCCGGTGAGGACAACCGATGGGCGGACCTGCAGGAGCTGGCGATGGCCAACGACGGCGTGGTGAGCAACCCCGCCATCTGGCCACAGTTCATCCCGGGCGACGATATTTCAGGATCTGATCCCAATCCCTTCTTCGCGCGAAACCGGGCCGGCCGCTTCCACGACATCGCCGACCGGCTCGGAGTGGCGGACCCGGGCGTCTCCAGGGGAATCGCCCTGGCCGACGTGGACCACGACGGCAAGCTGGACTTCGCCGTGGCCAACCAGTGGCGCGCCTCCTACGTCTACCGCAACACCAGGCCCACCGCCCTGCCGTACCTGGGCCTGACACTGAAGCGGCCCGCGGGCTGCGGCCCGTCGACCACCACGACCGCGGCCGTCGGGGCGAGCGTGACGCTGCGCTCCGGCGCGGCGGGCATCGCCTCCGCCCAGCTCTACCCGGCCAACGGCCACGGTGGAGTCTCCGCCTCCGAGCTGCTGTTCGCGCTGGCCGACCCGAAGGCCGCGGTCCCGGTCACCGTGACCTGGCGTGACGGCTGCGGCACCCGCCACACCACCGACGCCACCCTGAAGCCGGGCTGGCACGAACTGCTTCTCCGTCCGGAGGTATGA
- a CDS encoding alpha/beta fold hydrolase, translated as MPTVTVADADVHFSLTGSGPGLIMLHGTQAGAEASWGHVVGSFGDSRTVITPDLSGSGRTTDGGAPLSVEGLTDQVVAVARVAAPGPVDLVGASLGAVVAAATAAHHPELIRSLVLIAGWAHGDDVRHRLNFGLWRDLARADFDLFSRFGMLQGFTPGYLSALSDEGLNAVLAANLPAPGLARQIALDLQADIRELLPKISARTLVIGLTRDQIVPVERSRELQAAIPGSTYAEVDSGHFAIFEKTAEMVGLIRSFLLTG; from the coding sequence ATGCCCACGGTCACCGTGGCCGACGCCGACGTGCACTTCTCACTCACCGGCTCCGGCCCTGGCTTGATCATGCTGCACGGCACGCAAGCGGGAGCCGAGGCCAGCTGGGGCCACGTGGTCGGCAGCTTCGGCGACAGCCGTACCGTCATCACCCCCGACCTGAGCGGCAGCGGCAGGACCACGGACGGCGGCGCGCCCCTGAGCGTCGAGGGCCTGACCGACCAGGTCGTGGCGGTCGCCCGCGTGGCCGCGCCCGGTCCGGTGGATCTGGTCGGCGCCTCGCTGGGCGCAGTCGTGGCTGCCGCCACCGCCGCACACCACCCCGAGCTGATCAGGAGCCTCGTGCTCATCGCCGGCTGGGCGCACGGGGACGACGTGCGGCACCGGCTGAACTTCGGGCTCTGGCGCGACCTGGCCAGGGCCGATTTCGACCTGTTCAGCAGATTCGGCATGCTGCAGGGCTTCACCCCCGGCTACCTCAGCGCCCTCAGCGACGAGGGGCTGAACGCCGTGCTGGCCGCCAACCTGCCCGCTCCCGGCCTGGCTCGCCAGATCGCGCTGGACCTCCAGGCCGACATCCGGGAGCTGCTGCCCAAGATCTCCGCTCGCACGCTCGTGATCGGGCTGACCCGCGACCAGATCGTTCCGGTGGAACGCTCGCGGGAGCTGCAGGCCGCCATTCCCGGCAGCACCTACGCCGAGGTCGACAGCGGCCACTTCGCGATCTTCGAGAAGACCGCGGAGATGGTCGGCCTGATCCGCTCCTTCCTGCTGACCGGCTGA
- a CDS encoding class I SAM-dependent methyltransferase, whose product MAEKAVPERLSWAVETLELAPSDRVLEIGCGRGVAAALVLDRLKEGTFAAIDRSHVAIEAARQRNGESVAAGRASFEVVGLEDADFADGSFDKIFSVNVNLFWTRSPARELAALRRWLAPGGSLHLCWEPPGAGRAREIVDKVVPVVEAHGFAASPVTGVTSTSASLVCVVARPRD is encoded by the coding sequence ATGGCTGAAAAAGCGGTACCTGAGCGTTTGTCGTGGGCGGTGGAGACGCTGGAACTCGCCCCCTCGGATCGTGTGCTGGAGATCGGGTGTGGCCGCGGCGTCGCCGCCGCGCTGGTCCTCGACCGGCTCAAGGAGGGCACCTTCGCCGCCATCGACCGGTCCCACGTGGCCATCGAGGCGGCCAGGCAGCGAAACGGCGAGAGCGTCGCGGCGGGCAGGGCGAGCTTCGAGGTCGTGGGCCTGGAGGACGCCGACTTCGCCGACGGCTCCTTCGACAAGATCTTCTCGGTCAACGTCAACCTGTTCTGGACGCGTTCCCCGGCCAGGGAACTGGCCGCGCTGCGCCGCTGGCTCGCTCCCGGCGGGAGCCTCCACCTGTGCTGGGAGCCGCCCGGCGCGGGACGGGCCAGGGAGATCGTCGACAAGGTGGTACCGGTCGTCGAGGCGCACGGGTTCGCGGCCTCTCCCGTGACCGGCGTCACCTCGACCTCGGCCAGCCTCGTGTGCGTCGTGGCCCGGCCGCGCGACTGA